GTGGATGGGGTGGAGAAGACGACCACGTCGATCATTTTGAGCAGCAAGATTGATCGCGGGCAGCCGGTTTAAACGCGATTCCCTGTGGGAGCGGGCTTGCTCGCGAAGAGCGCGTGTCAGCCGGCATTAGTGTTGGCTGATCCGCCGCATTCGCGAGCAAGCCCGCTTCCACATTAGCCAGTGTGTAGTCATAGATCGTCACTTTGATCAATTAATTAGCAAAACGACGACACATTGCGTCTTATTAACGTGTTCTACGCTCTCTAGAATGGCTGCCATCTTTTCCTATACTCAGACGCGCATCCCGCGTCCGGTCGCCAGCAAGGTCAGCCATGAACAAGAACAATCGCCATCCTGCAGACGGTAAGAAACCAGTCACCATTTTCGGCCCGGACTTTCCATTCGGCTTCGACGACTGGATCGAGCACCCGGCCGGCCTCGGCAGTATTCCCGAGCACAACCACGGCGCCGAAGTGGCGATTGTCGGCGCAGGCATTGCCGGATTGGTCGCTGCCTATGAACTGATGAAACTGGGCCTCAAGCCCGTCGTCTACGAAGCCTCTAAATTGGGCGGCCGCCTGCGTTCCCAGGCGTTCAACGGGACCGATGGCATCGTCGCCGAACTGGGCGGCATGCGCTTCCCGGTGTCGTCCACGGCGTTTTACCACTATGTCGACAAGCTCGGTCTCGAGACCAAACCCTTTCCCAATCCGCTGACGCCGGCCTCTGGCAGCACCGTGATCGACCTGGAAGGCAAAACCCACTACGCACAGAAGCTGGCCGATCTTCCTGCATTGTTCCAGGAAGTGGCTGACGCCTGGGCCGACGCCCTGGAAGCCGGCTCGCAGTTCTCCGATATCCAGCAAGCGATCCGCGACCGTGACGTGCCGCGTCTCAAAGAGCTCTGGAACACCCTGGTCCCGCTGTGGGACGACCGCACGTTCTACGACTTTGTCGCCACCTCGGAAGCCTTCGCCAAGCTCTCGTTCCATCACCGCGAAGTGTTCGGCCAGGTCGGTTTCGGCACCGGCGGCTGGGACTCGGACTTCCCGAACTCGATGCTGGAAATCTTCCGCGTCGTGATGACCAACTGCGACGATCACCAACATCTGGTCGTCGGCGGCGTCGAACAAGTGCCGCAAGGCATCTGGCGCCATGTGCCGGAGCGTTGCGTGCACTGGCCCGCAGGTACCAGCCTCAAGTCGCTGCACCGAGGCGCGCCACGCTCCGGGGTTAAAAAAATCGCTCACGCCCCGGACGGTCGTTTTGCGGTCACCGATAACAACGGCGACACCCGCGAGTACGCCGCAGTGCTGACCACCTGCCAGAGCTGGCTGCTGACCACGCAGATCGAATGCGACGAAACCCTGTTCTCGCAGAAGATGTGGATGGCCCTCGACCGCACCCGCTACATGCAGTCGTCGAAAACCTTCGTGATGGTCGACCGCCCGTTCTGGAAGGACAAGGATCCGGAAACAGGTCGTGATCTGATGAGCATGACCCTCACCGATCGCCTGACCCGTGGCACTTACCTGTTCGACAACGGTGACGACAAGCCCGGGGTGATTTGCCTGTCGTACTCGTGGATGAGTGACGCGCTGAAAATGCTGCCGCACCCGGTGGAAAAACGCGTCGAACTGGCCTTGAACGCGCTGAAAAAGATCTACCCGAAAGTCGATATTGCGGCGCGAATCATCGGCGATCCGATCACCGTATCGTGGGAAGCCGACCCGCATTTCCTCGGGGCTTTCAAAGGCGCACTGCCCGGCCACTATCGCTACAACCAGCGCATGTATGCTCACTTCATGCAGGACGACATGCCGGCCGAACAACGCGGGATTTTCATCGCAGGCGACGACGTTTCGTGGACGCCGGCGTGGGTCGAAGGCGCGGTGCAGACCTCGCTCAATGCGGTGTGGGGCATCATGAAACACTTCGGCGGTGAAACTCACGCCGAGAACCCGGGTCCAGGAGATGTGTTCAACGAGATCGGTCCGATCGCCCTGCCCGAGTAAAAGGAGTTCCAAATGCGCGTAGCCCTTTACCAATGTCCGCCGCTGCCCCTGGACGTCGCCGGCAACCTGCAACGCCTCCATCAACTGGCGCTGGAGGCCAAAGGTGCCGACTTGCTGGTGCTGCCGGAGATGTTTTTGACCGGTTACAACATCGGCGTCGATGCCGTCAGCGTCCTGGCGGAGGTGCACAACGGAGAGTCGGCACAGCAGATCGCGCGCATTGCCAAAACGGCAGGGATTGCCATTTTGTACGGCTATCCCGAGCGCACTGCGGACGGGCAGATCTACAACGCCGTGCAATTGATCGACGCCAACGGCGAGCGCCTGTGCAACTACCGCAAGACTCACCTGTACGGCGACCTCGATCACTCGATGTTCAGCGCCGGGCAGGGTGATTTTCCGCTGGTGAAGCTCAACGGCTGGAAGCTGGGCTTCCTGATCTGCTACGACGTTGAGTTTCCGGAAAATGCGCGGCGGCTGGCCCTGGCCGGCGCCGAGCTGATTCTGGTACCGACAGCGAACATGATTCCTTACGACTTCGTCGCCGACGTCACCGTGCGCGCCCGCGCCTTCGAAAACCAGTGTTACGTGGCGTATGCCAATTACTGCGGAAACGAAGGCGACATCCACTACTGCGGCCAAAGCAGCATCGCCGCACCGGATGGCAGCCGCATCGCTCAGGCGGGCCTTGATGAAGCGCTGATTGTCGGTGAGCTGGATCGTCAGTTGATGGTCGATTCCCGCGCCGCCAATCGCTACTTCCTCGATCGCCGCCCGGAGCTTTACGGCGAGCTTAACAAGCGCTGATCGACCGTTATCCGCTAGCATTAGCGCTTCCCTGTTCTGGAAGTGCTCATGCCTGCGCTGAATCCCCCTCGCCCTCACACTGAAACCCTGGCCAACGGTCTGCGGGTGACGCTGCGTCATGCCCCGAATCTGAAGCGTTGTGCGGCCGCGTTACGGGTCGCTGCAGGCAGTCACGACGTGCCGCTGGCATGGCCCGGCCTGGCGCATTTTCTTGAGCATCTGTTGTTTCTCGGTACCGCACGTTTTCCTGCCGAACAAGGCCTGATGGCCTACGTGCAAGGTCACGGCGGGCAGGTGAATGCACGGACCAGCGAGCGCACCACGGACTTCTTTTTCGAACTGCCGCTACAGGCGTTTAGCGGTGGGCTGGAACGTCTGTCGGACATGCTCGCTCATCCGCGCATGAATCCGGAAGATCAGCAGCGGGAACGGGAAGTGTTGCAGGCAGAGTTTGTCGCCTGGTCGCAGGACGCGACGGCGCAGCAACGCCAGGCGCTGTTAGATGGACTTTCACCGACTCATCCGTTGCGCGGCTTTCATGCCGGCAACCGCGACAGCCTGCCGGTGCCGAAGCCAGAATTTCAGAATGCGTTGAAAGATTTCCATCAACGGTTTTATCAGACCGGGCAGATGACGCTGAGCCTGGCCGGCCCGCAAAGTATCGAAGAGCTCAAGCAAATGGCGCTGAGTTTCGGCGCGGCGATTCCCGTGGGAGCAGTCGTCCCGCAACAGGCTCCTGTGCCGCTGATGGAATCTTCGGAGGCAAGTTATCAACAGGTGAACGAGCGCAGGCTTGATCTGCTGTTTACCTTCGAATCGCTGCCCATTTCATCGACCGAAGCCTTGGCGTTTCTGTGCCATTGTTTGAACGCTTCGAAGCCCGGCGGGCTGCTGGCCGAATTGCGCGCACGTGGTTTGGCTGAGCACTTGAACGCCGAGCCGCTGTACCAATTTGCCGGACAAGCCGTGCTGCACGTTGAACTCACAACAACCGCGCCGGCGAGCGTCCTGCACGAGAAGCTGCTGGATTGGCTGGGCTTTTTTGCCTCGCAGCAAGACTGGGCCGCTCTGCGTGAAGAGTACGCGGTCGTGATTCAGCGTCAGCAACTCGTCAGCGGCGCGCTGCAACTCGCCCGACTCGACAGCGAACAGTTGGAAACCAGCCTGTCCGAGCACGGCGTTGCAGCGCTCAAGGGCATCCTGAAGAAAATCGGCGCTGTGGATAACTTCAGCGGCGAATGGCAACTACCAGCACCGAATCCATTCTTGCGCACCGAAGCGCCGCCGCAAAACGCCGGGTTGATTCGCGGACAAACCAGCAAGCACCGTGGCTTGCGCACATTTGCCCAGGACCGTTCGCGCAGCCGTCGTGAAAGTTCTCCAATGCAATTCAGCCAGGCTTTGCCGGATAACACCGCGGAAGGCGCGATTTATTTGCGTTGGCGGCTCGAGGCCGAACCTCATCCCCGCCTTCAGCAGCGCCTGGAAAACAACCTGCAGCCACTGCGCGAGGATGCACGTCAGGCAGGTGTCGATTTTTCCTTCAGCGCGTCGGGCAATGAATGGCTGCTGAAAGTGACGGGGCTGCAGGACCCGATGCCGAGCGTTCTCGAACATGCACTGAAAAAGCTGACACAACCTGCCAGCGATTTCTCACAGGAAGAATCGAAAAGCCCTGCGCTGATCCCGATCAAACAACTGCTCAAGGCGTTGCCCAATCTTCTTCTTGAACACAGCGAGGTCTCTGCAGACCTGCAGCGGCTATGGTCAAGTGCGCGCTGGGAAGGTCTGGCGACAGGCCTTTCAGCACCCACTCAAGCAGCAATGGGCCTGGCCCTGAGCCGGGTGCCAGGCGTTGCGGACACCCAACCGTCCACGCCGATCTCGATCAACTCACAGCGCCTCTGGACAACGCTCGACAGCGACTCCAGCGAACACGCGTTGTTGCTGTTCTGTCCGACAGCTACCCAGGACATCGGCGATGA
This DNA window, taken from Pseudomonas fluorescens NCIMB 11764, encodes the following:
- a CDS encoding flavin monoamine oxidase family protein; protein product: MNKNNRHPADGKKPVTIFGPDFPFGFDDWIEHPAGLGSIPEHNHGAEVAIVGAGIAGLVAAYELMKLGLKPVVYEASKLGGRLRSQAFNGTDGIVAELGGMRFPVSSTAFYHYVDKLGLETKPFPNPLTPASGSTVIDLEGKTHYAQKLADLPALFQEVADAWADALEAGSQFSDIQQAIRDRDVPRLKELWNTLVPLWDDRTFYDFVATSEAFAKLSFHHREVFGQVGFGTGGWDSDFPNSMLEIFRVVMTNCDDHQHLVVGGVEQVPQGIWRHVPERCVHWPAGTSLKSLHRGAPRSGVKKIAHAPDGRFAVTDNNGDTREYAAVLTTCQSWLLTTQIECDETLFSQKMWMALDRTRYMQSSKTFVMVDRPFWKDKDPETGRDLMSMTLTDRLTRGTYLFDNGDDKPGVICLSYSWMSDALKMLPHPVEKRVELALNALKKIYPKVDIAARIIGDPITVSWEADPHFLGAFKGALPGHYRYNQRMYAHFMQDDMPAEQRGIFIAGDDVSWTPAWVEGAVQTSLNAVWGIMKHFGGETHAENPGPGDVFNEIGPIALPE
- a CDS encoding carbon-nitrogen hydrolase family protein, with protein sequence MRVALYQCPPLPLDVAGNLQRLHQLALEAKGADLLVLPEMFLTGYNIGVDAVSVLAEVHNGESAQQIARIAKTAGIAILYGYPERTADGQIYNAVQLIDANGERLCNYRKTHLYGDLDHSMFSAGQGDFPLVKLNGWKLGFLICYDVEFPENARRLALAGAELILVPTANMIPYDFVADVTVRARAFENQCYVAYANYCGNEGDIHYCGQSSIAAPDGSRIAQAGLDEALIVGELDRQLMVDSRAANRYFLDRRPELYGELNKR
- the pqqF gene encoding pyrroloquinoline quinone biosynthesis protein PqqF encodes the protein MPALNPPRPHTETLANGLRVTLRHAPNLKRCAAALRVAAGSHDVPLAWPGLAHFLEHLLFLGTARFPAEQGLMAYVQGHGGQVNARTSERTTDFFFELPLQAFSGGLERLSDMLAHPRMNPEDQQREREVLQAEFVAWSQDATAQQRQALLDGLSPTHPLRGFHAGNRDSLPVPKPEFQNALKDFHQRFYQTGQMTLSLAGPQSIEELKQMALSFGAAIPVGAVVPQQAPVPLMESSEASYQQVNERRLDLLFTFESLPISSTEALAFLCHCLNASKPGGLLAELRARGLAEHLNAEPLYQFAGQAVLHVELTTTAPASVLHEKLLDWLGFFASQQDWAALREEYAVVIQRQQLVSGALQLARLDSEQLETSLSEHGVAALKGILKKIGAVDNFSGEWQLPAPNPFLRTEAPPQNAGLIRGQTSKHRGLRTFAQDRSRSRRESSPMQFSQALPDNTAEGAIYLRWRLEAEPHPRLQQRLENNLQPLREDARQAGVDFSFSASGNEWLLKVTGLQDPMPSVLEHALKKLTQPASDFSQEESKSPALIPIKQLLKALPNLLLEHSEVSADLQRLWSSARWEGLATGLSAPTQAAMGLALSRVPGVADTQPSTPISINSQRLWTTLDSDSSEHALLLFCPTATQDIGDEAAWRLLALVCQTPIYQRLRVELQLGYAVFSALRQIHGQTGILLGVQSPGTSPLKLLEHMECFLSDLPGLVEGIDEAAFIAQRQALADQFDIAALPLAQAAELLWQGKLAGRSSDYLTQLTLSILATDRPALIAAAHRLNNAEGGWRCLASSSEPEAPWQVTK